The nucleotide sequence GGTCGCACCGCCGTCTCCTCGCGGTACCGACCCGTCCCCACGTGATCCCAACAATCGCTCGTGACCTGCACAAACGGCCGGTCGGCGGCTTCCGCCGTCGCTCGGCGTCCCCGCCCGTTCCGCCCCCGTCCCGCGCGGCCCTGTGTCGGGCGGAGGGAAGTCGGAGCGAAATCTCTGGATGCTGCTGCACCACGTCAACGACTCCCTCGCCGCGCTTTACGAAGGCATCGGCGCCGGATATGTCGGCCCCGACCCCGCCTGGGATGCCGACGGCGAGATGGCGGGCGACCTGGTTGCGACCTTCCGCGGTCGTGCCGGCCGGCTGCTTGGCGCGTGGACCGCCGCCGGCCACCACGACCGCGTGGTCGCCATCGCCGACCGTCCGCTGCTGGCCAGCACCGTGGCCGGCACCGGCGCCATCGAGCTCGCCGTCCACGGCTGGGACATCGCTCGGGCGTGCGGGGACCGCCAGCCGATCCCGCCCGCGCTGGCCATCGACCTGCTGAAGATCTCCCCATTGCTGGTGACCGACGCCACCCGCTACCCCCTGTTCGCGGCCCCGGTCGCCGTGTCGCCGCTGGCCAGCTCAAGCGACCGGCTGGTCGCCTTCCTCGGCCGCAGCCCCGAGGCGTAGCCGGCGGTCCCCGCGACGCCGGCCTCGGCGCGCCCGGTCGGCGACCGCCCGGACAAACGCGCAGGTCGCACCAGCGGCCGCAGGAGCCCGCCAGCATCTGTCGGTGCGTTCGCGATGAATTTCGGGTCCCGATCAGGTCTGCACTTCCAGACCGATGGCGCGCCCAGCCCGGCCCGATCCATCGTCCCCGCTTCAGGCGAGCTGGGCGGGCAGCCGGGCGTCGGACAGCCGCCGAGACAGAACGGAGAACTGGAGATGACGGGCATGACCGTAACCCGAACCGACCGCACGGTCGCACCCGACCGCAACCGCTGGGCGGCGCTGGCGCTGCTGTGCTCCGCGTTCGTCATGACCATCCTGGACATCGCGATCCTGACCACGATCGCTGTCCAGCGCACCACCGACCTCAGCGCTCGTCACTGGCGCCAGCCGAGGCTTCGGCCGCGCCATCGCCACCGCGCTCACCGAAGCTGGCGCAACCGTCGTCGGCGTCGCCCGCGACCGCGCCCGGCTCGAGGACCTGCGGACGCAACTCGGCGACACGTTTATCCCCGTCGCCGCCGACGCGACCGACCCCACCATCGCTGGCCAGCTCATCGACCGATACCGCCCGCGCACGCTGGTGCTCAACGCCGGGGCGAGCCCATTGCTGCGACCGGTCCATCACCACACCTGGCAGACGTTCAGCCGCAACTGGGAGGTCGACGTCCAGCACGTCTTCCACTGGATCCGCGAAGCCCTGCTCCGTCCCCTCGACCCAGGCACCACCGTCATCACGCTGTCCAGCGG is from Actinomycetes bacterium and encodes:
- a CDS encoding maleylpyruvate isomerase N-terminal domain-containing protein, translating into MLLHHVNDSLAALYEGIGAGYVGPDPAWDADGEMAGDLVATFRGRAGRLLGAWTAAGHHDRVVAIADRPLLASTVAGTGAIELAVHGWDIARACGDRQPIPPALAIDLLKISPLLVTDATRYPLFAAPVAVSPLASSSDRLVAFLGRSPEA
- a CDS encoding SDR family oxidoreductase, translated to MSSAPPTSALVTGASRGFGRAIATALTEAGATVVGVARDRARLEDLRTQLGDTFIPVAADATDPTIAGQLIDRYRPRTLVLNAGASPLLRPVHHHTWQTFSRNWEVDVQHVFHWIREALLRPLDPGTTVITLSSGAAINGSPLSGGYAGAKATIRFITSYAKAESERDTLGIRFTSVLPKLTAATDLGAAAVTAYANQQGVDTAAFLDGLGPTPTPEQVGKTIVELIIDPSHDQDAYLLTPTGLAPIG